The DNA window atcTACTGGACTATTCTCAAAGTTTGAGTATACATTTAGAGTTAGCCCAATCTCATCTCTCGTTCGTTCAAAATTTGCCATTTCGTCCTTCGTGATACTAGGTCATGTGACCTGGATATTTAGGCAAATTGTGATTACATAATCTGCATACTGTACATATAGAatcgtatatatatattatgcaGATAGTATTTATCTAACGGTCTGATTCTGCGGGCGCAtacaacaaaatattaatatgtCCTAGTTATATCGTTGAACTGCACCAATGCTGACGTTGGAAATCTCGAGAACCGAGCTCATGCATGTAGGGCTTACTTAAAGACTCAGTTGGATTTTCAGATCATACGGCAATATGTTACGTaacgtttctttttatagGCTCTGAATAGGAATGGAGAAAGAACGTTGTATTAATGTGACTAAATGATCCTACGATGTAAGAGCAGTTGTTTGGGAAGTTATATTTATAGATAGCTAGTTATCATATAGGAGTTTTTTGTGTTGTTAAAGGTTGGAGTTCGTTCACGGAGTTGTGGTGACAGTAAATACTAAACTAGCGTCAGAGGGTAAAAGGCCGGGTTATTGAGATGACCGATAGAAACTTGGCAATGGAGATGGATATTGAGCGCAAGGGCAGCAGTAGTACAGAGACATGTTCTGATTCTAAGTTGAATACAAAATCCCATAATGAATATACGTATGAGTCTGGGAAGTGTAGCCTGCTAAATGGAAGTACAGAAGAAAGGAAGAGAAATGTGGTGCAGCGGGTTATTGATTCATTTAAACCGCCAGTTGATGGATCTTTTGATCCAAGCAACATGAAGAGAGCGTTAAAATCTCGACATTTGATTATGATTGCTATTGGTAGTTCTATTGGAACTGGTCTTTTTGTGGGTTCTGGGAAGGCGTTGGCTACGGGAGGTCCCCTTGCGTTAATAATTGGGTGGACTCTTGCGGGCACGCAGATGATTGGCACGATTCATGGTCTTGGTGAGCTTACGGTTAGACTTCCCGTTGTGGGTGCGTTTGCAGATTATTCTACCCGATTTTTAGATCCAAGTGTTAGTTTTGTGATATCATCTATTTATGTGATGCAATGGTTCTTCGTATTACCTTTGGAAATTATTGCTAGTTGCATAACGATGAGGTTTTGGACGCAGTCGGTCGACCCAATAATTTGGGTTGCTTTATTTTACACAATGATTGTGTCTATCAACCTGCTTGGCGTGCGTGGGTTTGGAGAAGCTGAATTTATCTTTTCTTCGGTAAAAGTAATTACCATCTGTGGTTTCATTATACTGTGTATTGTATTAATTTTAGGTGGTGGACCTACACACCAATATGTGGGTAGTCGGTACTGGCACGACCCGGGTCCCCTAGCAAATGGTTTCAAAGGAGTTGCGGCGGTCATGGTAACTGCTTCATATTCGTTGGGTGGGTCTGAGATGACTTGTTTGGCATCTGGCGAAACTGATCCCAAAGAACTCCCCCATGCtattaaacaaatattttggagaatcctcttctttttcttggTGTCGCTCACTCTAGTTGGTTTCCTTGTTCCATACACTAACGAGAACTTGCTGGGTGGTTCTAGTGCTGAAAACTCCCCCTTCGTCCTCGCTTTGTATCTCCATCACGTCAAAGTTGTTCCCCACATAGTTAATGGTGTCATTTTGGTCAGTATCCTAAGTGTAGGCAACTCCTGTATCTTCGCATCAAGCAGAACCCTGTGTTCCATGGCACATCAGGGGCTTATCCCGCATATTTTTGGTTACGTCGACCGTGGAGGCAGGCCACTAGTTGGCATCCTAGCCAATTCCATCTTTGGACTTCTGGCCTTTTTGGTCAAGTTCAGTTCCATATCTAATGTGTTTTCATGGTTGATGGCTATTGCAGGCTTGGCAACATGTGTGGTTTGGTTGAGCATAAACGTATCCCATGTTCGCTTCAGATTGGCAATGAAAGCTCAAAACAAATCTTTGGATGAGCTGCAGTTCGTTAGTTCAGTGGGTGTGTGGGGATCCGTATATGCAGGcgttttgaattttttaacCCTTGTGGCCCAATTCTACATTGCATTATGGCCAGTGGAAGGTTGGAAGGACTCTAAATCGCGTGCAGAggcatttttcaaaaactaCCTCTGTGCATTGATCCTAATTGCCATGTTTGCCGCTCATAAATGTTACTTCCGAATTACCACTGGAAAATGGTGGGGCATTAAGAAACTAAGTGAAGTCGACCTCGATACAGGAAGGGtaaatattgatattgagATCATCAAAGAGGAAGTTGCcgaaagaaagaaattcCTCCGCAATAAAGCTTGGTACACAAGgtactattactattggTGTTAAAAGAATTGCATACATAGACTTCAGTCGGATGTATTGAAgccttatatatatataacattaATAATCTCAATACTATACATATGCAGACAATAATACACACTAATTCGTGTATAAATATACTGCTTGGTCGTGTTTTATGTACGCTAACGTTAATAGTAAGTTCCTGTTGTTAGTGATGTTTCTTTCGTTTATAATGATATTTGAACTTCCAATTTTGCCACCCTTTTATAAAATGGTTGGTTGGTATTAGAGACTCGTGCCATGTTCTGATGATTGATCGATATCTAGTTTGCTTGAGTACTAATAAGGAGTAATG is part of the Eremothecium cymbalariae DBVPG#7215 chromosome 2, complete sequence genome and encodes:
- the TAT2 gene encoding aromatic amino acid transmembrane transporter TAT2 (similar to Ashbya gossypii AEL030W) translates to MTDRNLAMEMDIERKGSSSTETCSDSKLNTKSHNEYTYESGKCSLLNGSTEERKRNVVQRVIDSFKPPVDGSFDPSNMKRALKSRHLIMIAIGSSIGTGLFVGSGKALATGGPLALIIGWTLAGTQMIGTIHGLGELTVRLPVVGAFADYSTRFLDPSVSFVISSIYVMQWFFVLPLEIIASCITMRFWTQSVDPIIWVALFYTMIVSINLLGVRGFGEAEFIFSSVKVITICGFIILCIVLILGGGPTHQYVGSRYWHDPGPLANGFKGVAAVMVTASYSLGGSEMTCLASGETDPKELPHAIKQIFWRILFFFLVSLTLVGFLVPYTNENLLGGSSAENSPFVLALYLHHVKVVPHIVNGVILVSILSVGNSCIFASSRTLCSMAHQGLIPHIFGYVDRGGRPLVGILANSIFGLLAFLVKFSSISNVFSWLMAIAGLATCVVWLSINVSHVRFRLAMKAQNKSLDELQFVSSVGVWGSVYAGVLNFLTLVAQFYIALWPVEGWKDSKSRAEAFFKNYLCALILIAMFAAHKCYFRITTGKWWGIKKLSEVDLDTGRVNIDIEIIKEEVAERKKFLRNKAWYTRYYYYWC